In Microbacterium sp. zg-Y818, the genomic window TTCCCGGAGCTCTTCACGGCGAACACCCGCACATCGGGCGCGTCCCTGGCCTATCAGATCTCCGCGATGGTCTCGGGGTTCACCCCGTTCGTGACCACGCTGCTGTTCACGTCCTTCGGCTGGATCGGCCCGGCATCCCTCTTCTCCTTCTACGCGCTGATCGGCCTCATCTCAGCACTCCTCACGAAGGAGACGTGGACACCGCAGCAGCGGGCGTTCGCAGAGCGGGCGAGCCGAGAGACCGCGCCGGCGGTGGCCGCACGATAGCCGTGCCCGTCGCGCCGGGCACCAGCCCGGGGCGACGGCCTCGCCGGCGAGGCGCGGGCAGCCCATAGACTGCTGATATCGGACATTGTCGACAATCGGATTGTAGGTCATCACGTGGCGGAGAGCCCCTCCCTCCTCGGCCTGCAGCGCACCACGCTGCGGATGCAAGCCGTCGAAGCGCTGCGGCACGCGATCGCGTCGGGCGAGCTTGCGCAGGGCTCCCACGTCTCCGAGATCGAGATGGCCGGCCGGCTGCAGATCAGCCGCGGCACGCTGCGCGAGGCGATGCGTACCCTGCAGCTCGAAGGCCTGCTGACCGAAGGCGGCCGGGGCCGCCTGATGGTGCGGCAGATGAGCGAGCAGGAACTGCGCGACCTGTTCCAGGTGCGTGCGGCGCTCGAAGCGCTCGCCGCCCGCACCCTCGCCGTCCGGGCGGACCGAGAAGAACCCGTCGCCCGTCTGACGGAGATGGCGAACAGAATGGCGGGGGTCCCCGAATCCCTCGAGCACCGCATGCGCGCCGACCTCGACTTCCACCTGGAGATGTGCCGACTCACGGGCAACGAAACGCTCGTGCGCGCCTGGACGGCTCTCGAAGGCTCCATCCAGATGTCGATCACTCACTCCGGTCTCGATCGGGCGATCGAGAACATGAACGTCGCACGCCACCTGGCGCTCGTCGACGCCATCGCGACCGGCGACCCGGATGCCGCTGCCGCTGCCGTGCGCGAGCACATGGACGCCGCGGCGCACGTGTTGATCTCCTGATCCCGCCGCCCCGCCCCTAGGCTGGCGCCGCCGGTCCACGTCGAGCCCGGCCGAGGGGGAGCCATGAGTGCCGAGGCTGTCACGTCCGCGCCGGTGGATCGGATGTTGCCGCGCACCCGCCCGCTCTGGCTCTTCCCTGTGACCGGGGCGACTGCCGTGCTGGTCGGACTGCTCCCGTGGCTCCTCACCGGCGCCCGCATGCCGATCCAGAACCTGTGGGCGTTCACACCGACGGTCCCGCCGATCGTGCTGCTGCCGTTCAGCCAGTACTCGGTGGGCCTGATCTTGTCGGTGATCGTCGTCGGCGCTGCTCTCGCCGGCATCGCAGGCCGCGCGCTCGGCGCCCGCTCGAGACGGTCGGGAACGGCCCTGCTGCTCGCCGCCGTCGGCCTTCTCCAGCTGGCTGCCGTTGCGCAGACCGCCGTCACGGTCGCCGACACCTTGCAGGAGCGCACCGAGTCGACGATCTACGTGGTCGGCCTGAGCCTCGGCTGCGTGCTCACGGTCGCCCTCGGGCTGGCCGTCACGACCCTCATCGCGACCGCGCCGCGCGCCGGCGCACTGCTCGGTCTCGCGGTCGGCTCGGCCGTCACCAGCGGATGGCTGTCCTCGATCATCGTGCCTTTCGGCTCGCCTCCCGCGACGCTGCCCGCCGCCATGTGGCTGGTGCAGTGGGTGCCTCCGGTGCTGGTGGGCGCGGCGATCGCGTGGACGGGCGTCGACACGGCGGGGAGGGTCATCGCGGCCATCGCGGCCGTTGTCGCCGTCTGGATGACGCCGGCTTTCATCACGGGTCTGACCAACGCGGTCGGCTCACGCGTACTGGCCGAGAGCCCCGCCGACATGCTCGACTACGGGCTCGGCGTGTTCCGCATGGCCCTGTTCGAGCCAGCGCTGGCGTTGCCGCCGATCCTCACCGCAATCGTCGTGGCCGCGATCGGTCTGGCCGTCCGCGCTCTCCTGGGCCGCCGGCGCGCCGCCGTCGCCTGACCCTCTCCCAGGCGGGCGGCGAGCGTGGGTTGCCGCGACCCCCGTCGCCCGGAAGTTATCCACAACCGCCCGGATACTCGAACAAATGTCCGAGGTTCGCGCGAAAATGGGTGCATGCCGAAGACCAGCTACCTCCCCGCCGACGAGGCCGCGGCGCGCGCTGTCGACCGGCTCGGCGAGGTGCTTCCCGACCTGATCGGGGTGCGCGAGCAGATGGCGCGCCTGCAGGCTCATGAGGCTCGGCTGCTCGCCGAGACCGACGCCATCGTCGACGACTGGGTGACGGATGCCGGACTGCAGCACCGCTCCGAAGCCGAGATGCCGCACCGCATCGCGGCATCCGAGATCGCCGCCGCCTGGCGGGTCAGCGACCGCACCGTGCAGCGGCAGATGGGCGACGCCTCCACCCTCGTCAACGACTACCCGGCCACCCTCGCCTCACTCGAAACGGGCCGAATCTCCAGCGCCCACGTGCGCGTCATCGTCAGCAACGGCGCGATCATCACACGTCCTGAACTGCGCGCCGAATACGAAGCCGCCATCCTGCCCTACGCCGAATCCGAAGCGGCGACGCGGGTGGCGCCGATCGCGCGGCTCCGCGCCCACTGGTTCTCCGAGACCACCGTCGACGAGCGCCACAACCAGGCGCGGTTGCGGCGCAGCGTCTCCATCACCGACCTCGACGACGGCATGTCCGAACTCGTCGCGGTCTTGCCCGCTGCGCTCGCTCACGGCGCGTACGACCGCATCTCGCAGATCGCGCGCATCGCCCAGACGACACGCGCTTCGGGCGGCGATGACGACGCTCTCATCCCGGCCGATGCGGTACAGGCGGATGCCACCCCCGACACCCGCACGCTGAACGAACTGCGCGCCGACGCGCTGAGCGACCTGCTACTCACCGGCGCGCCGTCGTCGGTCGCGATCCCCGGCGGGCTGGATTCGATCCGCGCGAACGTGCAGGTCACGGTGCCGGTCCTCACGCTCATCGGCGACCACGTGGCCGATCCCTTCGAATCCACCACCCTCGTCGGGCACGGCCCCATCGACGCCGCGACGGCACGCACCCTCGCGGCCGGCGCACCCGGGTGGGACCGCATCCTCACCCACCCGATCTCGGGGGCGGTCCTCGCCGTTGACCGCTACCGCCCCTCCGAAGAGATGCGCCGCTACCTGCGCACCCGCGATCAGCACTGCCGATTCATCGCCTGCCGGGTGCCGGCTCGGCTGTGCGACATCGATCACACGATCGACCACGCGCGGGGCGGGCCGACCGCCGTCTGCAACCTCGCTCACTTCTGCGAGCGACATCACACCGCAAAACACCACTCGACCTGGCGCGTGGAACAGCTCGGTGGCGGGGTGCTGAAATGGACCTCGCCCACGGGCCGGGTCTACATCGACCGCCCGGTGAGCGAAGTCGCGTTCGCGACCGAACCCGACGAGTTCGACTCCCCGCCGTTCTGAGGTCGCAGCCGCACTGGTGTCATCCCTCCTCCCTGAGCTCCGTGGTGGATTACCCACCCCGTTGGGAGGCGCACAGCCCCGACGGCCCGTCAACCCCGCCGCACGCTGTCCGCACCCCGGAGTAGACCATCCGCATGAGCAGAACACGCGAATGGCTGGACGGATACATCACCGCCTGGCAGACCGAGAACCCCGACGATGTCCGCGCCATCTTCACCGATGACGCCGAGTACTGGTTCCGCCCCGACGACCCCGACCCGGCGCGCGGGATCGACGCGATCCTCGCGGCCTGGCCGGAGTCCGAAGGCGCTGACCCACAGCATCAACTCGACGTGCTGGTCGAGAACGACGATGTCGGCATCGTCACCGGCACGATCGACTACCCAGGCGGCACCGACTACGTGAACCTCTGGGAGGTGCACTTCGCCCCTGACGGACGGGCGAAGAAGTTCGTCGAATGGTGCAGCGCGCGTTCCGAGCCCGACTCGGCCTGACTCACGCGGGTCCGCGCGGACCCACCATCCCCGCGAACACCGCGTGAAGCAGCGGCAGCACCGAGACCGCCATCAGCACCGCGCCGAACACCTCGTCGGTCGAGCGCAGCAGCGCGCCACCCACCAAGAGGCCCCCGAAGAGGATCGCCGACACGATCCGGCGCGCGGCCCGCTCCAGCCGGGCCAGCCGGCGATCCAGCCGCGGCGTCTGCACGGCGATGCGGCCGTCCTCGATGCGATCGAGGAAGCCGTCCAGCCGTCGTGGCAGCGCCGCCGCGACGGCCGCGTTGCTCAGCGCCTGCCGCGCGGCATCCTGCACGACGTTGCCCCGCTCGTCGCGCATCAACTGCCCGGCATACGGCTCGATGGCCTCCCACATGTTGAACCCGGGCTCGAGCGCGCTGCACACCCCCGACACGAGCGACATCGCTCGGATGATGAGCAGAAAGTTCTCCGGCAGCTGGAACGGCATGTCGCGAACGACGTCGCCGAACTCCACCGCGAAGTCGCGGAACTCCTTCGGGTCCACCTGCTGCAGCTCGGCGAACCCCATCCCCCCGAACCGGGCGAAGAGCTGCGTCATCGCCCGCTCCAGCTCCCGGGTGTCGGCCGACGGCAGCAGCACGCCCACGTCGCCGATGCTGTCGACGAGCCCCTTGCCGTCCTGCGACGCCACCGCGATCACGAGCTTTCGCAGCCCTCGCCGCAGCTTGGGAGTGACCTCGCCCATCATCCCGAAGTCGATGAACGTCAGCTGCCATGATGGCGCGGGAGCGGCGTTCGGCCCGCCGCCCGGCCCAACCCCAGCGGAACCCAGCGGCGTGACGAAGATGTTGCCCGGGTGAGGATCCGCGTGGAAGAACCCGTCACCGAACAGCTGCTCGAACATCACCGACGCGAAGGTGCGCGCCACCTCCGACGGGTCGATGCCCGCCGCCCGCAGCGCGTCGACGTCGTTGATCTTGATCGCGGTGACATCCGAGAGGGTCAGCACGCGTCGGGTCGTCCGTTCCCACACCACCTCGGGCACCGACACGCGCGCGTCGCCCGCCGCGTTCTCGGCGAACCGCTCGGCGTTCCCCGCCTCGAGCAGGTAGTCGATCTCGGCCATGCTCGTGGTGGCGAACTCCTCGACGAGCGCGGGCATGTCCACGCGCTGCGCCACGACCTGCACCCGGCTGAGCCAGCGCCCCACCCGACGAAGCGCCGCGAGGTCGACGTCGACGATCTCCTGGATGCCGGGCCGCTGCACCTTCACCACGACCTCGTCGAACCCGCTGATCTCCTCGTCCAGAGCCGCAAGGCGCGCGCGATGGGCCTGACCGAGCGATGCCGCAGCGACAGGCACCTCGTCGAACCAGGCGTAGGCGAGATCCAGCGGCATCCCGAGCTCGGCCTCGGCGGCCGCCCGAATGGCGGGAAACGGCACCGGCGGCACCTCGTCCTGCAGACCCTCGAGCTCCTTCGTGATCTCCGGTGGCAGCACGTCCAGGCGCGACGACATGAACTGCCCCACCTTGATCATGAGCCCGCCGAGGTCGACCGCCAGCACGTGGAAGCGCTGGGCGATGCGCGTCATGCGCGCCGCACGACCCCGGGCGACGAAACGCCCGAGGCCGAAGCGCGGCAGGAAGAGTTCGAACCACCACGACTGCACGAGGTAGCGCGCGGCGAAGCGCAGAATGCGCCGGTACCGGGCGCGGGTGTCGCCGACGCCGGGGATGCTCCCACGCAAGCCCCGACGCTCCCCCGTCACGCGGGTCAGCTCTGCGCGAGAAGGGCGTACAGGCGACGCCGTGCGTCGTTGAGGATCTCGACGGCCTCCTGCACCTGCTCGGGCGTGCCCGAGCGACCCACCTGCGTCGCTGCCTGCGCCAGCTCCATGCCCGCCTTCGGCAGCGCCGTCATGCGGGCATTCTCCTTGGACTGCCCCTCCCAGGGCGCGGACTTGCCGGCGACGGCATCCGCCTCGATGTGGCCCGCCTCGGTGAGGGCGTAGGTCTTGCGACCGTTGGCCTCTTCAGCGGTGATCAGACCCTCGTCGGCGAGCAGCTGCAGCGTCGGGTAGACGCTGCCGGCGCTCGGCTTCCACGACCCGCCGCTGCGGTCCTCGATCTCCTGGATGATCTGGTAGCCGTGCATGGGCCGCTCCGCGAGAAGCGTCAACACCGCCACGCGCACGTCGCCGCGTCCCATCCGGCTGCCGCCGCTGGGTCGAGGCTCGAAGGCGCGACGCAGCTGATCGACGGCATCCCACATCCCCTGACCGAGGTCACCGATGCCGAAGCCGTGCGAGCCCGCGCCGAAGCCGCCCGGCCCTGCACCGAAGCCGCCGCCGCGACCGCCGCTGCTCGGGCCGCCGCCGAATCCGCCTGTGCCGAATGAACCGCTCATGGTGTCCCCCTCAAAAGTCGGTGAGTCTCACCGATACTTGACGATATATCGCTCAGAGGGATTGCAACAGGGGGATCCGTGTCGCCCGCGCGGGGCAGGATGCCTGGTGGGCGGCGTGCTCGGTCAAGCCCATTGCCTCCGCCGAGGGGCAGGGGTAGACACGAAGAATGAAGAGCGAGCGATACCAGTGGCGGGGCGAAGACGACCCGTCGAGGGTCGACACCGCTTACGTGCGGTTCCGGGATCAGGGGATGC contains:
- a CDS encoding FCD domain-containing protein, with translation MAESPSLLGLQRTTLRMQAVEALRHAIASGELAQGSHVSEIEMAGRLQISRGTLREAMRTLQLEGLLTEGGRGRLMVRQMSEQELRDLFQVRAALEALAARTLAVRADREEPVARLTEMANRMAGVPESLEHRMRADLDFHLEMCRLTGNETLVRAWTALEGSIQMSITHSGLDRAIENMNVARHLALVDAIATGDPDAAAAAVREHMDAAAHVLIS
- a CDS encoding HNH endonuclease signature motif containing protein; the encoded protein is MPKTSYLPADEAAARAVDRLGEVLPDLIGVREQMARLQAHEARLLAETDAIVDDWVTDAGLQHRSEAEMPHRIAASEIAAAWRVSDRTVQRQMGDASTLVNDYPATLASLETGRISSAHVRVIVSNGAIITRPELRAEYEAAILPYAESEAATRVAPIARLRAHWFSETTVDERHNQARLRRSVSITDLDDGMSELVAVLPAALAHGAYDRISQIARIAQTTRASGGDDDALIPADAVQADATPDTRTLNELRADALSDLLLTGAPSSVAIPGGLDSIRANVQVTVPVLTLIGDHVADPFESTTLVGHGPIDAATARTLAAGAPGWDRILTHPISGAVLAVDRYRPSEEMRRYLRTRDQHCRFIACRVPARLCDIDHTIDHARGGPTAVCNLAHFCERHHTAKHHSTWRVEQLGGGVLKWTSPTGRVYIDRPVSEVAFATEPDEFDSPPF
- a CDS encoding nuclear transport factor 2 family protein → MSRTREWLDGYITAWQTENPDDVRAIFTDDAEYWFRPDDPDPARGIDAILAAWPESEGADPQHQLDVLVENDDVGIVTGTIDYPGGTDYVNLWEVHFAPDGRAKKFVEWCSARSEPDSA
- a CDS encoding AarF/UbiB family protein, which produces MRGSIPGVGDTRARYRRILRFAARYLVQSWWFELFLPRFGLGRFVARGRAARMTRIAQRFHVLAVDLGGLMIKVGQFMSSRLDVLPPEITKELEGLQDEVPPVPFPAIRAAAEAELGMPLDLAYAWFDEVPVAAASLGQAHRARLAALDEEISGFDEVVVKVQRPGIQEIVDVDLAALRRVGRWLSRVQVVAQRVDMPALVEEFATTSMAEIDYLLEAGNAERFAENAAGDARVSVPEVVWERTTRRVLTLSDVTAIKINDVDALRAAGIDPSEVARTFASVMFEQLFGDGFFHADPHPGNIFVTPLGSAGVGPGGGPNAAPAPSWQLTFIDFGMMGEVTPKLRRGLRKLVIAVASQDGKGLVDSIGDVGVLLPSADTRELERAMTQLFARFGGMGFAELQQVDPKEFRDFAVEFGDVVRDMPFQLPENFLLIIRAMSLVSGVCSALEPGFNMWEAIEPYAGQLMRDERGNVVQDAARQALSNAAVAAALPRRLDGFLDRIEDGRIAVQTPRLDRRLARLERAARRIVSAILFGGLLVGGALLRSTDEVFGAVLMAVSVLPLLHAVFAGMVGPRGPA
- a CDS encoding PadR family transcriptional regulator, yielding MSGSFGTGGFGGGPSSGGRGGGFGAGPGGFGAGSHGFGIGDLGQGMWDAVDQLRRAFEPRPSGGSRMGRGDVRVAVLTLLAERPMHGYQIIQEIEDRSGGSWKPSAGSVYPTLQLLADEGLITAEEANGRKTYALTEAGHIEADAVAGKSAPWEGQSKENARMTALPKAGMELAQAATQVGRSGTPEQVQEAVEILNDARRRLYALLAQS